CCAGCTGCGGCAGCGGCAGCAGCTGGCTGGCGGGGATGCGGCCGTCGGGACCGTGATATTCCTCGGGGGTGCGCACATCCACCACGGCGACATCGGCGCGGTGGGCGGCCAGCCAGGCCGGCGTGAGTTCCGGCAGGCCGGCATAGCTGCGCTGCAGCGGCGCCCAGCTCACGGCCGGCTGCGGCTGCCGCGGTCTGCCGGAGCGCAGGTTGCCCGGCAGGGCCTCGGCGATGCGGTGGGGATGGGGCAGCTTCATGGCCTCCATGTGGCCCACGAAGTCCCGTTCGGTGGCGCTGCCGCCCAGCCGGGCGTTGTAGGCCTTCTCCTCCGCCACCGAGGTGACGCCGCGCCCTGTGTAGTCGTGGCACGGATAGAGCTGGCAGGCCTCCGGCAGGGTGAAGATCTGCCGGGTGATGGAGGTCCACAGGGTGTGGGCATCGCCCTGCTGGAAATCACAGCGGCCGCAGCCCCGCACCAGCAGGGCATCGCCGGTGAAGGCCAGGCTGTGGTCGTCGAGCACATAGGTGACGCAGCCGTTGGTGTGGCCCGGTGTGCTGCGCACCTCCAGGACGCGCTGACCGAAGCCCACCCGGTCGCCATGGGCCAGGGGCAGGGTGACGTTCTCAGCGCCGGCGGCCGCGGCCAGGCCGATGGCGCAGCCGGTGGCCTCGTGCAGCAGCCAGCTGCCGGTGACATGGTCGGCATGGGCGTGGGTGTCGAGCGAGGCCACCAGCGCGATGCCCAGCTCCTGCACCAG
This portion of the Cyanobium sp. NIES-981 genome encodes:
- a CDS encoding rhodanese-like domain-containing protein yields the protein MAASSPGAFAPAPALLAAAAGGGPLLFRQLFDAATGTFTYLLADVPSRQGVIIDPVFEQHGRDLSLVQELGIALVASLDTHAHADHVTGSWLLHEATGCAIGLAAAAGAENVTLPLAHGDRVGFGQRVLEVRSTPGHTNGCVTYVLDDHSLAFTGDALLVRGCGRCDFQQGDAHTLWTSITRQIFTLPEACQLYPCHDYTGRGVTSVAEEKAYNARLGGSATERDFVGHMEAMKLPHPHRIAEALPGNLRSGRPRQPQPAVSWAPLQRSYAGLPELTPAWLAAHRADVAVVDVRTPEEYHGPDGRIPASQLLPLPQLEARAAELPADRPLVLVCHSGSRSALATQQLLKAGRPQVANLRGGLRRWTDEGYPIEAEAPLPEA